The Streptococcus pantholopis genome has a segment encoding these proteins:
- the nusG gene encoding transcription termination/antitermination protein NusG has protein sequence MLDSFDKGWFVLQTYSGYENKVKENLLQRAKTYNMLENILRVEIPTQTVNIEKNGKTKEVEENRFPGYVLVEMVMTDEAWFVVRNTPNVTGFVGSHGNRSKPTPLLEEEIRSILISMGQTVDVIDTNIKPGDVVQIIDGAFMGQEGRVVEIENNKVKIMINMFGSETAAELELYQVAEL, from the coding sequence ATGTTAGATTCATTTGATAAAGGCTGGTTTGTCTTACAGACTTATTCAGGCTATGAAAACAAGGTTAAGGAAAACCTGCTGCAGCGGGCTAAGACCTACAATATGTTAGAGAATATCCTGCGTGTAGAGATTCCGACCCAAACCGTTAACATTGAGAAAAACGGCAAAACAAAGGAAGTGGAAGAAAACCGCTTTCCGGGTTATGTTCTGGTGGAGATGGTCATGACAGATGAAGCTTGGTTTGTCGTTCGGAATACTCCTAATGTGACCGGTTTTGTCGGCTCACATGGGAACCGTTCCAAACCTACTCCGCTTTTGGAAGAAGAAATTCGCTCTATCCTGATTTCTATGGGACAGACGGTAGATGTGATTGATACCAATATTAAGCCGGGTGATGTCGTGCAAATTATCGACGGTGCCTTCATGGGGCAGGAAGGCCGTGTAGTTGAAATTGAAAACAACAAGGTCAAAATCATGATTAACATGTTTGGTTCTGAAACGGCTGCTGAGCTGGAACTTTATCAAGTTGCAGAATTGTAA
- the trmB gene encoding tRNA (guanosine(46)-N7)-methyltransferase TrmB, translating to MRVRKRKGAEEHLKNHPQLVVFQPEKFKGRWRELFGNDRPIHIEIGTGKGAFISGMALKNPEINYIGIDMQVSVLSYALDKVLASQAENVRLLLADGSDLRHFFAAEEVDLLYLNFSDPWPKTKHEKRRLTYKTFLGTYQHILPEKGEIHFKTDNRSLFEYSLVSFSQYGMLLNKVWLDLHASDFTGNVMTEYEEKFAEKGQVIYRVEAQFR from the coding sequence ATGCGAGTAAGAAAACGTAAAGGAGCAGAAGAGCATTTAAAAAACCATCCTCAGTTGGTGGTTTTTCAGCCTGAAAAGTTTAAGGGCCGCTGGCGGGAGCTTTTTGGCAATGATCGTCCCATTCACATTGAAATTGGAACCGGAAAGGGAGCCTTTATTTCTGGCATGGCTCTTAAAAATCCAGAGATTAATTATATTGGTATTGACATGCAGGTATCTGTTCTCAGCTACGCTTTAGATAAAGTGTTGGCCAGTCAGGCTGAGAATGTCAGATTGCTTTTGGCTGACGGGTCTGATCTAAGACATTTTTTTGCAGCAGAAGAAGTTGATTTACTCTATCTTAATTTTTCAGATCCTTGGCCAAAAACAAAACACGAGAAGCGTCGGCTGACCTACAAAACTTTCTTGGGAACATATCAGCATATTCTGCCTGAAAAAGGAGAAATTCATTTTAAGACTGACAATCGGTCTTTGTTCGAATACAGTTTAGTCAGTTTTTCGCAGTATGGCATGCTTTTAAATAAGGTTTGGCTGGATTTGCATGCCAGTGATTTCACTGGCAATGTTATGACAGAGTATGAAGAAAAATTTGCTGAAAAAGGGCAAGTTATTTATCGTGTCGAGGCTCAGTTTAGATAA
- the ccrZ gene encoding cell cycle regulator CcrZ — protein MTSSDKDLTLTPLRGESGKAYVGTYPDGERVFVKINTTPILPALSKEQIAPQLLWAKRMGNGDTMSAQEWLDGRILTREDMGSKQIIHVLNRLHRSRALVNQLLQLSYRIENPYDLLIDWENNAPLQIQENTYLQSIIKELKRNLPEFRSEVATIVHGDIKRSNWIITTSGMIYLVDWDSVRLTDRMYDVAYLLSHYIPQTHWHEWLSYYGYKDNEKVMQKVFWYGQLSYLTQILRSFDKRNMEQVNQEIYGLRQFRELFRKN, from the coding sequence GTGACTTCATCAGATAAAGATTTAACTTTAACACCCTTGAGAGGAGAAAGCGGGAAAGCTTACGTTGGGACCTATCCGGATGGCGAGCGGGTTTTTGTCAAAATCAATACAACCCCAATTCTCCCTGCTCTCTCCAAGGAACAGATTGCACCGCAGCTGCTGTGGGCTAAGCGAATGGGCAATGGCGACACAATGAGTGCACAGGAGTGGCTTGACGGCCGTATTCTGACGCGTGAAGATATGGGCAGTAAGCAGATTATACATGTCTTGAATCGCCTCCACCGTTCACGAGCCTTGGTTAATCAGCTTTTGCAATTAAGCTATAGGATCGAAAATCCCTATGACCTGCTCATTGATTGGGAAAATAATGCTCCTCTTCAAATTCAGGAGAATACTTATCTGCAGTCCATTATCAAGGAGCTGAAACGCAATTTGCCTGAATTTCGTTCGGAGGTTGCAACAATTGTCCACGGGGACATTAAACGCAGCAATTGGATTATCACTACCAGCGGTATGATTTATTTGGTGGATTGGGACTCGGTGCGTTTGACAGACCGTATGTATGATGTAGCCTATCTATTGAGCCATTATATTCCTCAGACACACTGGCATGAGTGGCTGTCTTATTACGGCTATAAGGACAATGAAAAAGTGATGCAAAAAGTCTTTTGGTATGGGCAGCTTTCTTATCTGACTCAGATTTTACGGTCCTTTGATAAGAGGAATATGGAGCAGGTGAATCAGGAAATTTACGGCCTGCGTCAATTTAGAGAATTATTTAGGAAAAACTGA